CACGTATTGGAAAAATTCCAGCATCAATATTTTGCTCTACACGACCACCAACCATATCTCCAAATTGGTCATTTGTAATTCCCCCTCCAGGATAATCACTACCGTATTTAGGATAATTACTTTCTAAATCAGAAAAAGAAGGTAGAGTATTTGGTCTATTAATTGCAGTAGCTCCGTATTTATTAATGAATTGGTCATATTTCCCTATAACTGCACTAGAAGCCTGTAAACTAAGTATATTATTCCAATCACTTAAATCTGTAACTTTTACTAATTGGTCTTTACCATCATCCACGTGTACGCGAGTAGTATTCCCTTTGCTGTCAGTATATTCGTAATCTGTAAAGAATTTTCCGCCATCAGGGTCAACTCCATTAATTGGGTTATTACCCATTCCCAAATAAGGGGAACTATATTGTCCTGCTGGGTCAGTAGTTAGCCAACGACCTATACGACTATCCCACAGTCGTAACTCAAACGCTTCCTTCCCAGTTTCAGGGTCTTTTTCTTGTCCTTGATACGCATATCTATACGGTTCTCCATTTACAATTTGTCTATTCGGCATTGGCATACCAAAGGTATAATAACGGTAAATAACGCATTTTTTGAGAAAAGATACATATTCACTTTTTTGGCGCAAATGATGGAGAAGGGTTTAATGCATCTTTACTTATATCATGTGAACAAAATATCTAAACAAGTCATTTTTATGAGAAATTTTATAAAAAACGAGTAAAAATAGTTTAAAGATTATTTTCTTTTTCATAGATAAGAGAGCTGCTCTGTTATGGAGTGGCTCTCTATTTATATGCTAGTCGGGTTTTGGTATCACGTAATAAGTAGTCTATGAGCAAGTAGGTACTCTGGTTTTTAAATCTAATTTTTTACAATTTCATTTTGAGGTGCTAATCTTAGGGAGTTCAACACATTTAAAGCTTCATTTATATACATATCTTTTGTTAGGTTTTTATGCCATCGCTCTCTTTTTAGTTTTAAATCCTCATTACTGGACAGTAGCACTAATTCATATTTAGGAGAGTTAAAAGTCAAATTTGAACTAAATTCAAAAACAGCATCAAACTTTTTTGTGTCTGCTTCTTTAACAGTTACATCTTTTACATAATCTCTATAATTTAAAGAATAGCTGGTATCATCTTGTTCTTGCTTTAACCATTTGGCGTATTCGTTTATTAATTTAAAATTGATACTGCTCGCAATCCTTTCTTTACTTTCATTTACAACATCTGAAAAATTGTCGTAAGAATTCGTTTTTACATAACTGGCTTGTGGTACTTTGTCCCAAGGCAGTGCTCCTTCCATATCACGTTCTCCAAACTTCATATAACTGTAACGGCTTGGCATGGCAATGTCCGGATAAACACCTTCTACCTGTGTAGATCCCCCATTTATCCTGTAAAATTTTTGAATGGTCATTTTTAAAAAGCCAATGTCTTTTTTGTAGCTTGGATAAAATTGATTCATGGGAATTACCTGCTGTACAGTTCCTTTACCAAAGGTTTGGTTCCCTCCCAAAATAACGGCTCTGTTATAGTCCTGCATGGCGGCAGCTAAGATTTCCGATGCGGAAGCAGAAAGTTCATTTACTAAAATGACCAGTTTTCCGTCCCATTGTATTTTTGGATTTCTATCACTCCTGATAATTGGTTTTTCACCGCGGTATTTCACTTGAACAATGGGTCCTTTATTGATAAACAGTCCGGCGATCTCTACGGCCGTTTTTAGCGAACCACCGCCGTTATTCCTTAAATCGATGATAAGGCCATCTACATTTTCTGCTTTTAACCTTTCAATTTCTTTTTCCATGTCTTTGGCAGAATCTCTTGTAGTAATATCGGAAAAATCAATATAGAATTTCGGGAGGTCTATCACCCCATATTTTTTACCATTTTTTGTTACAACAGAAGATTTTACAAACGTTTCTTCCAGTTCTACAACATCTCTAATAATAGAAATTACCTTAGTAGAACCATCCAGCTTTTTTTTAACCGTTAACCTTACTTCCGTGCCTTTAGGGCCTTTTATAAATTTAATAGCATCGTCTAAACGCATTCCTACAATATCCAAGGGCTCTTTTTCTGCCTGCGCAACTTTCAGAATAATATCTCCGGGTTCTAAATCCCCTTGTTTCCACGCCGGCCCTCCGGAAACCAGTTCAACAATATGTGTGTAGATTCCTTTTTTTTGCAAGCGGGCACCAATCCCCTCCAGTTTTCCGGATATATTCTGGTCAAAACGATCTTTAATTCTCGGACTCATATAAGTAGTATGAGGATCAAAACCGCCAACAATACTATTTAAAAAAGTAGAAAACCAATCACTGTGTTCTAATTCTTCAATTCTTTGATAAAGTTCATCCATATTTTTTAGTACTTCGGCTCTGACCTCTTCTTCCAAAGTCTTAAATGATGCTTTTTTATAGTTGTTGTCCTTTTGGTATTTTTCTTCTTGTAATTTTTCTTTTTCCTGAATTTTACTTATGACCTGTAATTTTAACTGCTTTCTCCAATAGTCAATTAATTGGTTTTCATTTTCAGCATAAGGGAGTTGTTTAAAATCAACATTAATGGTCTCTTTCTTCTTATAGTTAAAAGGTGCGCCCAGAAGCTTCCCATAGTATTGTTTTGCAGATCTTACTTTTTCAATGAAACGATCATACACAAGGTGATAGAACGATAAATCAACATTTATGATTTGATTGTCTATTCGATACTTATACTTAGAGAATTTTCTAATATCTGCCTGTGTAAAATATCTTTTTGAAGGGTCTAATCCGTCAATAAAACTGTGAAAAACCAGCTCGGAAAAATCATCATCTAAATCCTTTTCTACAAAATGCCCACGTGTTAACATATTTTTTAATACATAGATAATGATCTTATCTTTTTCGGGATCACTAAGAGTAGTTGCATGACCGCTTATTACCACTGATAAGAAGAGTAGTAGAAAAAAGATACTGAGTTTTGTTTTCATAAGTGTCTTACTGATTTTAATGATTACATGTTAGGCCTTGCTAATATACTAAAATGATGCCAGGTTTTTTGAGAATCTGTCTTACTTCTTTTTATAAATACCTCTAAACAACTCCTTGACGATATTACCATCCGTACCAATATGTGTCCATATCTGATGCACAGAGCCATCTTTCTTTTTTGACCATGTTATTTGATGGTAATAAGTACCGTTTTTATTTTTTACAGGATCACTTTTTAAAACCATTTTCCCGTCGATAAAAACACCTTTGAGACGTAAAGAATAGCCCGAATTGTCTACCCATATTTGATTCCAGGTTTTGTCCGGCCTGTTATAGTAATTATAGCTGGTACCTTTGCTTGCACTTGTTTTGGACTCCCAGTTCTCTTGAAGAAGGCAATTATTTTGGAGTTTTACAACCCTGTTGGTACCAATTAATTTATCATCGGTATTATATACATTCCAGGAACCTGCCCAGAAGTTAAATTGAGCATATACCTCCGCATCACATGGGTTTTTGGTACTCTTCTGTGAAACTCCGTATAGCGAAAACAAAAAACATACATATAATGAAAATATTTTTAATAGTTTCATAGTAGGATTGATTAACCGTACAATGTTAACTAAAAAACCTTATAGATAATCTTTATAAAATGTTAAAATGATTTTAGTTTATTTGGCTTATTTTTGTGCTAAATAGTATGTAATAATGAGTAAAAAACCTTTGATTTTGGTTACTAATGACGACGGGATTACAGCTCCGGGGATTCGCTCTTTAATAAGAATTATGAATACTATCGGGGATGTGGTGGTAGTTGCACCTGATAATCCGCAAAGCGGTATGGGGCATGCAATTACAGTAGATAATGTATTACATTGCAATCCGATTACAATAGATGACGGGCCTCAAATAGAATATAGTTGTTCCGGTACTCCTGCAGACTGTGTAAAAATGGCAGTCAATGAAATTTTAAACAGAAAACCGGATTTGTGTGTTTCGGGAATCAATCACGGTTCTAATTCTTCAATTAGTGTCATTTATTCAGGTACTATGAGTGCTGCAGTAGAAGCAGGTATTGAAGGGGTTCCGGCAATTGGTTTTTCGTTATTAGATTTTAAATGGCACGCAGATTTTAAAGCATCTTCCGAGTTTATAAAAAAAATAACAAAAAAGGCTTTGGAGCATGGAATACCGGAAGCTACGGTTTTAAATGTGAACATCCCCAAATTAAAAAAGAAAGAGATTAAAGGGATAAAAATATGCCGACAGGCTAACGGATATTGGAAAGAAGATTTTGACAAGCGTACGAGTCCTTTCGGAAAAGAATATTACTGGTTATCAGGAGAATTTGTCAATAAGGATAAAGGAGAAGATACGGATATATGGGCTTTGGATAACGGATATATATCTGTTGTTCCGGTTCAGTTTGATTTAACGGCACACCATATGATTCAAAAATTAAACTCATGGGATTTATAAAAAAAGAAATAGGCATCGGATTTTTGGTTTCTTTGTTTTCTACGGCTTGCGGTATCTTTTTATATTTACAATATTTCTCTAAATACGGTTTTGAAGCTACATTAAATATGATTGAAGAGGGAAACCTGTATGGGCAGGTATTAGCTTTAGCTGCTTTGCCTAATATATTTGTGTTTTTTGTTTTTTTAAAAAAGAAACAAGACTACAGGGCCAGGGGAGTTCTGATAGCTTCTATTGTAACAGTTTTAACCACTTTTATTTTAAAGTTATTTTAACACGGGAGAATAAAGTTAACACAAATGGTGATGTGCTAAAAATAAAAGCACCACCTGACAATTTCAGGCTCATGAAATACTATATTATAGCTGGTGAGGCTTCCGGAGATTTACATGGTTCGAACCTGATAAAGGCACTGTATAAAAAGGATAAAAATGCCATCATCAGGTGTTGGGGTGGTGATTTAATGGGGGCTACCGGTGCAACTTTAGTAAAGCATTATAAGGAACTTGCTTTTATGGGGTTTTTGGAAGTACTGCTGAATATTTTTACCATTTTTAGAAATATTTCCTTTTGCAAAAAAGACATCATCGAGTTTAATCCCGATGTCATTATTTTTATAGATTATTCCGGGTTCAATTTACGCATTGCAAAATGGGCCAAAGCACAAAACTTCAGAACAAATTATTATATATCCCCGCAAGTTTGGGCATCCAGAGCCGGTAGGGTTCGGAGTATCCAAAGAGATATAAATGCCATGTATGTAATTCTCCCTTTTGAAAAAGAATTTTATCAAAAATACGGGTACCATGTACATTTTGTAGGACACCCGTTAGTAGATGCCGTAACAAACAGGAAGCAGGTAGATGAACAGCTATTTAGAAAAAAATATCAATTATCCGATAAGCCTGTTATTGCATTATTACCCGGTAGTAGAAAACAGGAAATTACTAAAATGCTTTCAGTAATGCTTTCCGTAACAGACATTTTTCAAGATTACGAATTTGTAATTGCAGGAGCACCAAGTCAGCCTTTTTCTTTTTATAAGAATATCATTGGAGATAAAAAGATGTCTTTTGTAAAAGATAAAACACACGATTTGTTAAGTATATCCAGTGCTGCATTAGTAACTTCAGGAACCGCAACTTTGGAGACGGCATTGTTCAAAGTTCCTCAAGTGGTTTGTTATAAAGGAAATGCATTATCATACCAAATAGCTAAGAGAATTATTACGTTAAAATTTATTTCTCTAGTCAATTTAATTATGGACAAAAAAGTGGTAAAAGAATTAATTCAGTATGATTTTACCCGGGAAAATCTTATAAGAGAGCTCTCCCTAATTTTAGATAAAAAACATCAGGAGAAGCTGTTTTTAGATTACTTTGAACTGGAGAAGAGGCTGGGCGGTACCGGAGCTTCCGAAAAAGTTGCCGAACTTATTGTAAAAAATACCTCATAGTAGCTGTTTTAAGTTTGAAAGTTCCAAGTTTGAAAGTTTTGGCAGGTTTTAGATTAGGGTTATAAATTTTCCTTATAACACTATAAATAAAATTTATTATTAAGATCTTTGCAGCATTGATTTGTCGAAAAGTTAGTATTAAAGCTCTCAAAGTTAAAATATAAGTTTTTACACTTTCAAACTTTACAACTTTTAAACTCTTCAACTGTCTTTTTTTAAGAAAATAAAAGTTAAAATAATACAACATAAGTATTTTATAGTATATTTACATGGTTATGAAAAAATTGCTAGACTATTTGCCATTCCATTTCACATTATTCCTCATGTTGGGAATTTTGACTCAGTTTTACTTTAAAGTATGGTCGTTTGGTTTTTACGGGATTATCTATACTGCTCTCATGCTTTTATCTATTTTAGTTATTTTAAAAAAATCAACCTTCTATTTTTTAAGTGCCCGGGCTTTGTTTTTTTATACAGGAATAGTAGCTGTTTATATTCAGGATAATACCAATTACGATTCTCATTATTTAAACCATTTTAAGGAAAAATCGACCGTCATATTAGCAGTAAAAAAAATGGTAACGTCCGGCCATTTTACTAATACATACGAAGCATCTGTTACTCAGGTTGATACTGTAAAAACAAGGGGTGCTATTCTGTTAAACATTCAAAAAGATAGTACAAATAAACGCTTAAAAACAGGTGATTGCATTTTTGTAAAACCAATTATCAAAGAATTAATTCCTCCTTTAAATCCATATCAGTTTCACTATAAATCGTATTTAAAAAAACGAGGAATGACACATCAAATTTTTCTTGAAAAGGATGCATATACCTTGTTAAAAGAAAAACGATTTTCTTTAGAGAAGTTTGCTTCCGAAATAAGAAGTGCCATTCAAAGATCATTAGAGAGCTACCATTTTCAAGAAGATGAACTGGCCGTTATAAATGCCTTGCTATTAGGGCAAAGACAATATATTTCCAAAGAATTAATGGATGATTATTCTCATGCCGGAGCTATTCATATTTTGGCTGTTTCAGGATTACATGTGGGCATTTTATTATGGATGCTATCTTTTGTTTTAAAGCCTTTGGAGCGAATTAAAAACGGAAAAACTATAAAAACGATTTTTCTTATTATACTGCTTTGGGCATTTGCGCTCATCGCAGGACTTTCTGCATCTGTGGTAAGGGCCGTAACGATGTTTACCTTTGTTGCTGCTGCATTGACAATGAACAGGACACGTCATATTCTGTATGCTATCATAGCCTCGCTGTTTTTCTTACTGTTGATAAAACCCTTGTTTTTATTTGATGTGGGATTTCAGCTAAGCTATCTGGCAGTTTTTGGAATTGTTTGGATACAACCTAAAATCTATCGGATTTGGAAACCAAAATACAAGCTCATTGATACCTTTTGGCAATTATGCACTGTATCCATAGGAGCGCAATTCGGGATTTTACCACTTACATTGTATTATTTTCACCAGTTTCCCGGGTTATTTATGATAACGAACCTGGTTGTTATTCCGTTTTTAGGAGGAGTCCTGATTACAGGTATGCTACTGATAATATTAGCAATATCAGGAGCTTTATCGGAGTTTTTAGCAACACTTTACGGTGCTGTCATTTCACTGATGAATGACTTTATCCGTTTTATATCGGAACAAGAAACTTTTTTAATTACGGATATTTCCTTTTCGGGGTTTTTAATGATTATTGCCTATATGGTGCTTATACGTATCGGGGTTTTGTTTTCGAAACATAATTATAAAAACCTGATCGTTTTGCTATGGTTCGTATGTATATTTCAGGGAGTTCTTATTTTTGAAAAATACTCGAGAGAAAGCAAAAAGGAGTTTATTGTTTTTCATAAAAGTAAAAATACGATTCTTGGAATAAGACAGGCA
This window of the Flavobacteriaceae bacterium genome carries:
- a CDS encoding tail-specific protease; translated protein: MKTKLSIFFLLLFLSVVISGHATTLSDPEKDKIIIYVLKNMLTRGHFVEKDLDDDFSELVFHSFIDGLDPSKRYFTQADIRKFSKYKYRIDNQIINVDLSFYHLVYDRFIEKVRSAKQYYGKLLGAPFNYKKKETINVDFKQLPYAENENQLIDYWRKQLKLQVISKIQEKEKLQEEKYQKDNNYKKASFKTLEEEVRAEVLKNMDELYQRIEELEHSDWFSTFLNSIVGGFDPHTTYMSPRIKDRFDQNISGKLEGIGARLQKKGIYTHIVELVSGGPAWKQGDLEPGDIILKVAQAEKEPLDIVGMRLDDAIKFIKGPKGTEVRLTVKKKLDGSTKVISIIRDVVELEETFVKSSVVTKNGKKYGVIDLPKFYIDFSDITTRDSAKDMEKEIERLKAENVDGLIIDLRNNGGGSLKTAVEIAGLFINKGPIVQVKYRGEKPIIRSDRNPKIQWDGKLVILVNELSASASEILAAAMQDYNRAVILGGNQTFGKGTVQQVIPMNQFYPSYKKDIGFLKMTIQKFYRINGGSTQVEGVYPDIAMPSRYSYMKFGERDMEGALPWDKVPQASYVKTNSYDNFSDVVNESKERIASSINFKLINEYAKWLKQEQDDTSYSLNYRDYVKDVTVKEADTKKFDAVFEFSSNLTFNSPKYELVLLSSNEDLKLKRERWHKNLTKDMYINEALNVLNSLRLAPQNEIVKN
- the surE gene encoding 5'/3'-nucleotidase SurE, whose amino-acid sequence is MSKKPLILVTNDDGITAPGIRSLIRIMNTIGDVVVVAPDNPQSGMGHAITVDNVLHCNPITIDDGPQIEYSCSGTPADCVKMAVNEILNRKPDLCVSGINHGSNSSISVIYSGTMSAAVEAGIEGVPAIGFSLLDFKWHADFKASSEFIKKITKKALEHGIPEATVLNVNIPKLKKKEIKGIKICRQANGYWKEDFDKRTSPFGKEYYWLSGEFVNKDKGEDTDIWALDNGYISVVPVQFDLTAHHMIQKLNSWDL
- the lpxB gene encoding lipid-A-disaccharide synthase, with translation MKYYIIAGEASGDLHGSNLIKALYKKDKNAIIRCWGGDLMGATGATLVKHYKELAFMGFLEVLLNIFTIFRNISFCKKDIIEFNPDVIIFIDYSGFNLRIAKWAKAQNFRTNYYISPQVWASRAGRVRSIQRDINAMYVILPFEKEFYQKYGYHVHFVGHPLVDAVTNRKQVDEQLFRKKYQLSDKPVIALLPGSRKQEITKMLSVMLSVTDIFQDYEFVIAGAPSQPFSFYKNIIGDKKMSFVKDKTHDLLSISSAALVTSGTATLETALFKVPQVVCYKGNALSYQIAKRIITLKFISLVNLIMDKKVVKELIQYDFTRENLIRELSLILDKKHQEKLFLDYFELEKRLGGTGASEKVAELIVKNTS
- a CDS encoding DUF4131 domain-containing protein → MKKLLDYLPFHFTLFLMLGILTQFYFKVWSFGFYGIIYTALMLLSILVILKKSTFYFLSARALFFYTGIVAVYIQDNTNYDSHYLNHFKEKSTVILAVKKMVTSGHFTNTYEASVTQVDTVKTRGAILLNIQKDSTNKRLKTGDCIFVKPIIKELIPPLNPYQFHYKSYLKKRGMTHQIFLEKDAYTLLKEKRFSLEKFASEIRSAIQRSLESYHFQEDELAVINALLLGQRQYISKELMDDYSHAGAIHILAVSGLHVGILLWMLSFVLKPLERIKNGKTIKTIFLIILLWAFALIAGLSASVVRAVTMFTFVAAALTMNRTRHILYAIIASLFFLLLIKPLFLFDVGFQLSYLAVFGIVWIQPKIYRIWKPKYKLIDTFWQLCTVSIGAQFGILPLTLYYFHQFPGLFMITNLVVIPFLGGVLITGMLLIILAISGALSEFLATLYGAVISLMNDFIRFISEQETFLITDISFSGFLMIIAYMVLIRIGVLFSKHNYKNLIVLLWFVCIFQGVLIFEKYSRESKKEFIVFHKSKNTILGIRQAGSLKVYHSGNLEATYKIIAPYKVGEGVSLAYSDTIPNFFQVEKPILIIDTLGIYQFKSSKNAIVILRQSTRIHLERLIKVLKPEYIIADGSNYKSMVLKWEETCLKNHIPFWYTGRDGAYIIKEDKQ